One window of the Solanum stenotomum isolate F172 chromosome 11, ASM1918654v1, whole genome shotgun sequence genome contains the following:
- the LOC125844862 gene encoding DNA (cytosine-5)-methyltransferase 1B-like produces the protein MASPQPNSESVLELQNSIEDKSGHKKNKRKQDSVSKRKASATGKKEKKQAVSETIEEPTAARKRPKRAAACSDFKEKSVHLSEKSSVIETKKDHCVEEEDVAIRLTAGLQESQRPCRRLTDFVFHNSEGIPQPFGMSEVDDLFISGLILPLEDSLDKVKAKGIRCEGFGRIEEWAISGYEDGTPVIWISTETADYDCLKPSGSYKKFYDHFLAKATACVEVYKKLSKSSGGNPDLCLDELLAGVVRAMTGIKCFSGGVSIRDFVITQGGFIYKELIGLDDTSKKTDQLFVELPVLASLRDESSKQETLAQPEPISSGKALCIGPKAGNGGDKIDESGLANGPAPEDEDLKLAKLLHEEEYWCSLKQKKDRNTSSSSSKIYIKINEDEIASDYPLPAYYKTSNEETDEYIVFDSGVDTYHIDELPRSMLHNWALYNSDSRLISLELLPMKACADIDVTIFGSGVMTADDGSGYNFDTDANHSSSGGSRSAEIDGMPIYLSAIKEWMIEFGSSMIFISIRTDMAWYRLGKPLKQYAPWYEPVIKTARLAVSIITLLKEQNRVARLSFGEVIKRVSEFKKDHPAYISSNVDAVERYVVVHGQIILQQFSEFPDVSIRNCAFAIGLSRKMEERHHTKWVIKKKKMMQRLGQNLNPRASMGPSVKKKAMQATTTRLINRIWGEYYSNYSPEVSKEVDDCEVKDDEEADEQEENEEDDVPEENLNVPEKAHTPSTRRHIKSRSDSKEINWDGKSIGKTASGEQLFKKARVHGHEIAVGDSVLVELDEPDELPSIYFVEYLFEKLDGSKMLHGRMMQRGSDTVLGNAANEREVFLINECMNLQLGDVKESIAVNIRMMPWGHQHRNTNADKLDRAKAEDRKRKGLPTEFYCKSFYRPEKGAFFRLPFDKMGLGNGLCYSCELQRTDQEKESFKFDMSNSSFVYLGTEYSVDDFVYVSPDHFTAERGGNGTFKAGRNVGLMAYVVCQLLEIVGPKGSKQAKVDYTNVKVRRFFRPEDISSDKAYSSDIREIYYSEDIHTVPVEIIKGKCEVRKKYDISSEDVPAIFDHIFFCEYLYDPLNGSLKKLPAQINLRFSKIKLDDATSRKRKGKGKEGEDEVGELNETSPQNRLATLDIFAGCGGLSEGLQHSGVTDTNWAIEYEAPAGDAFRLNHPMTKVFIHNCNVILRAVMQKCGDSDDCISTPEASELAAAMDENELNSLPLPGQVDFINGGPPCQGFSGMNRFNQTTWSKVQCEMILAFLSFADYYRPKFFLLENVRNFVSFNQKQTFRLTVASLLEMGYQVRFGILEAGAYGVPQSRKRAFIWAASPEEVLPEWPEPMHVFSVPELKIALSETSHYAAVRSTASGAPFRSLTVRDTIGDLPVVGNGACKTCIEYQGDPVSWFQKKIRGRSITLSDHISKEMNELNLIRCQRIPKRPGADWRDLEDEKVKLSNGQLVDLIPWCLPNTAKRHNQWKGLFGRLDWDGNFPTSITDPQPMGKVGMCFHPEQDRIVTVRECARSQGFPDSYQFAGNILHKHRQIGNAVPPPLAYALGRKLREAVESKKRLT, from the exons ATGGCGTCACCCCAACCTAATTCAGAGTCGGTATTAGAACTTCAAAACAGCATCGAAGACAAATCCG GACACAAAAAGAACAAACGCAAACAAGATTCTGTGTCAAAAAGGAAGGCATCTGCAACTGGtaagaaggaaaagaaacagGCTGTTTCTGAAACTATTGAGGAGCCCACTGCTGCACGTAAAAGGCCTAAGCGAGCTGCTGCCTGTTCAGATTTTAAAGAGAAATCGGTGCATTTATCAGAAAAGTCTTCAGTCATTGAAACAAAGAAAGACCATTGTGTAGAGGAAGAGGATGTGGCTATTAGGTTAACTGCGGGTCTGCAAGAGTCTCAACGACCCTGTAGAAGATTAACGGATTTTGTATTTCATAACTCAGAAGGAATACCACAACCGTTTGGAATGTCTGAGGTTGATGATCTGTTTATCAGTGGTCTCATTTTACCACTTGAGGACAGTCTTGACAAAGTAAAAGCAAAAGGAATTAGATGTGAAGGCTTTGGGCGTATTGAAGAATGGGCTATCTCTGGCTACGAAGATGGAACTCCTGTCATATGGATCTCAACTGAGACAGCTGATTATGATTGTTTAAAACCCTCAGGTAGTTATAAGAAGTTTTATGACCACTTCTTGGCCAAGGCGACGGCTTGCGTTGAGGTTTATAAGAAGCTTTCAAAGTCATCTGGAGGGAATCCTGATTTATGCCTTGACGAGTTGCTTGCAGGGGTTGTCCGAGCGATGACTGGCATAAAATGCTTTTCAGGTGGTGTATCCATCAGGGACTTTGTCATCACTCAGGGAGGGTTCATCTATAAGGAACTTATTGGTCTGGATGATACATCAAAGAAGACTGATCAACTTTTTGTTGAGCTACCTGTCCTAGCTTCCCTTAGAGATGAAAGCAGCAAGCAGGAGACACTTGCACAACCAGAGCCTATATCATCTGGTAAGGCTCTATGTATTGGCCCAAAAGCAGGAAATGGAGGAGACAAGATAGATGAATCTGGTTTGGCTAATGGTCCAGCGCCAGAAGATGAAGATCTGAAATTGGCTAAATTGTTGCATGAAGAGGAGTATTGGTGCTCCTTGAAGCAGAAGAAAGACCGCAATACATCTTCTTCATCCAGCAAAATATACATTAAGATCAATGAGGATGAGATTGCAAGTGATTATCCTTTACCTGCATATTACAAAACATCTAATGAAGAGACTGATGAGTATATCGTCTTTGACAGTGGGGTTGATACATATCACATTGATGAGTTGCCGCGCAGTATGCTTCATAATTGGGCATTGTACAACTCAGACTCAAGGCTAATATCTTTAGAACTGCTGCCAATGAAAGCATGTGCTGATATTGATGTAACCATTTTTGGGTCTGGAGTGATGACTGCTGATGATGGGTCTGGATACAATTTTGACACTGATGCTAATCATTCCTCTTCAGGTGGTTCTAGATCAGCTGAGATTGATGGTATGCCAATTTACTTGAGTGCTATAAAAGAATGGATGATTGAGTTTGGGTCCTCAATGATCTTTATATCAATTCGGACTGATATGGCCTG GTATAGGCTTGGGAAGCCGTTGAAACAGTATGCTCCTTGGTACGAACCAGTCATAAAGACTGCAAGATTGGCAGTGAGCATCATTACTTTGTTAAAGGAACAGAATCGTGTGGCTAGACTTTCTTTTGGAGAAGTTATTAAAAGGGTTTCAGAGTTCAAGAAAGACCATCCTGCTTATATATCATCTAATGTAGATGCAGTGGAAAGATATGTGGTTGTACATGGGCAAATTATTCTCCAGCAGTTTTCTGAATTTCCTGATGTAAGCATTAGGAATTGTGCGTTTGCGATTGGTCTCTCAAGGAAAATGGAAGAGAGGCACCATACAAAATGGGtgattaagaagaagaagatgatgcaGAGACTTGGACAGAACTTAAATCCTAGAGCATCTATGGGGCCATCTGTAAAAAAGAAAGCTATGCAGGCTACTACAACAAGGCTAATCAACAGAATCTGGGGGGAATACTATTCCAATTACTCACCCGAGGTGTCAAAGGAGGTGGATGATTGTGAGGTGAAGGATGATGAAGAAGCAGATGAGCAAGAGGAAAATGAAGAGGATGATGTTCCGGAGGAGAACTTGAATGTTCCAGAGAAAGCTCATACACCTTCTACAAGAAGGCATATTAAGTCACGTTCTGACAGCAAAGAAATAAACTGGGATGGGAAATCCATAGGTAAAACAGCTTCTGGTGAACAGTTGTTTAAAAAAGCTAGAGTTCATGGACATGAGATAGCTGTTGGGGATTCAGTTCTAGTGGAACTTGATGAACCAGATGAGCTTCCTTCTATTTACTTTGTTGAATACTTGTTTGAAAAATTGGATGGTAGCAAAATGCTTCATGGAAGAATGATGCAACGAGGATCTGACACTGTACTTGGAAATGCAGCTAATGAGAGAGAGGTATTTTTGATCAATGAATGCATGAATCTGCAACTAGGAGATGTCAAAGAAAGTATAGCTGTCAATATCAGAATGATGCCTTGGGGACACCAGCATAGAAACACGAATGCTGATAAACTTGATAGAGCAAAAGCAGAAGACAGAAAGAGGAAGGGATTGCCGACTGAATTTTACTGCAAAAGCTTTTATCGCCCTGAAAAAGGTGCTTTCTTCAGACTCCCGTTTGATAAGATGGGTCTTGGTAATGGTTTATGCTACTCCTGTGAGTTGCAGCGAACTGATCAGGAAAAGGAATCCTTTAAGTTTGATATGTCCAACTCCAGTTTTGTATATCTGGGGACTGAGTATTCAGTTGATGACTTTGTTTATGTAAGCCCCGATCACTTTACTGCAGAAAGAGGGGGAAATGGAACTTTCAAAGCTGGAAGAAATGTGGGGTTGATGGCCTATGTAGTATGTCAATTACTAGAAATTGTTGGTCCCAAGGGATCTAAACAAGCTAAAGTAGATTATACAAACGTCAAAGTCAGGAGATTCTTCAGACCAGAGGATATATCTTCAGATAAGGCATACTCTTCTGATATCCGGGAG ATCTATTACAGTGAGGATATACATACAGTTCCTGTGGAAATAATCAAAGGTAAATGTGAAGTGAGGAAGAAGTATGATATTTCGTCTGAAGATGTCCCTGCCATCTTCGACCatattttcttttgtgaatATTTGTATGATCCATTGAATGGATCCCTTAAAAAG TTACCAGCTCAGATAAACCTGAGATTCTCAAAAATTAAGCTAGATGATGCAACATCTAGGAAGAGGAAGGGGAAGGGAAAAGAAGGAGAGGATGAAGTTGGGGAACTAAATGAAACTTCTCCACAGAATCGTTTGGCCACATTAGATATCTTTGCTGGTTGTGGTGGCTTGTCTGAGGGGCTGCAGCATTCAG GTGTCACAGATACAAATTGGGCAATTGAATACGAAGCGCCTGCTGGAGATGCATTTAGACTTAATCATCCAATGACAAAGGTGTTCATACATAATTGCAATGTGATTTTGAG GGCTGTCATGCAGAAGTGTGGAGATTCTGATGACTGTATCTCAACTCCAGAGGCTTCTGAATTAGCTGCAGCAATGGATGAGAACGAACTGAATAGTTTGCCACTGCCTGGACAAGTTGATTTCATTAATGGAGGCCCTCCTTGTCAG GGGTTTTCTGGAATGAATAGATTTAACCAGACCACCTGGAGTAAAGTACAGTGTGAGATGATTCTGGCATTTTTATCCTTTGCTGATTATTATCGGCCCAAGTTCTTTCTCTTGGAGAATGTTAGGAATTTTGTGTCGTTCAACCAAAAACAAACATTTCGCTTAACTGTTGCTTCCCTTCTTGAGATGGGTTATCAg GTTAGGTTTGGTATCCTTGAAGCCGGAGCGTATGGAGTTCCTCAGTCTAGGAAGAGAGCATTTATCTGGGCTGCCTCCCCAGAGGAGGTTCTTCCAGAGTGGCCAGAACCAATGCATGTTTTTTCTGTTCCAGAATTAAAAATCGCATTATCTGAAACTTCACACTATGCAGCTGTGAGGAGTACTGCTAGTGGAGCTCCATTCCGTTCACTTACTGTCAGAGACACAATTGGAGATCTTCCTGTTGTTGGCAATGGGGCATGCAAGACTTGCATAGAG TATCAAGGTGATCCAGTATCCTGGTTCCAAAAGAAAATCCGGGGCAGGTCAATAACATTATCTGATCACATTTCAAAAGAGATGAATGAGCTTAACCTAATCAGGTGCCAAAGAATCCCCAAGCGGCCAGGAGCTGATTGGCGTGACCTTGAGGATGAAAAG GTTAAACTATCTAATGGTCAACTAGTTGATTTGATTCCATGGTGCCTGCCTAACACTGCTAAGAGGCACAACCAGTGGAAGGGGCTCTTTGGAAGGTTGGATTGGGATGGGAACTTCCCCACTTCTATTACTGATCCCCAGCCGATGGGTAAGGTGGGGATGTGCTTTCATCCAGAGCAAGACAGGATTGTTACAGTTCGTGAATGTGCACGTTCTCAA GGTTTCCCAGACAGCTACCAATTTGCTGGAAACATCTTGCACAAGCACAGGCAAATAGGAAATGCTGTTCCACCTCCTTTGGCATATGCACTTGGAAGGAAACTCAGGGAAGCTGTTGAGAGCAAAAAGAGGCTCACTTAG